The Procambarus clarkii isolate CNS0578487 chromosome 46, FALCON_Pclarkii_2.0, whole genome shotgun sequence genome includes a region encoding these proteins:
- the LOC138350502 gene encoding uncharacterized protein, with amino-acid sequence MVPGVDVDVDVISEGTVLVADIAGVDAISEGTVLVAVIAGVDAISEGTVLVADIAGVDAISEGTVLVAVIAGLDADVDAISEGTVLVADIAGVDAISEGTVLVAVIAGLDADVDAISGGTVLVGKIWKTEKMGE; translated from the coding sequence ATGGTACCAGGAGTGGATGTAGATGTGGATGTtatatctgaaggaacagtactagtggctgacattgcaggagtagatgctatatctgaaggaacagtactagtggctgtCATTGCAGGAGTAgatgctatatctgaaggaacagtactagtggctgacattgcaggagtggatgctatatctgaaggaacagtactagtggctgtCATTGCAGGATTGGATGCTGAtgtggatgctatatctgaaggaacagtactagtggctgacattgcaggagtagatgctatatctgaaggaacagtactagtggctgtCATTGCAGGATTGGATGCTGATGTGGATGCTATATCTGGAGGAACAGTACTAGTGGGGAAGATATGGAAGACGGAAAAGATGGGAGAATGA